From a region of the Solanum stenotomum isolate F172 chromosome 2, ASM1918654v1, whole genome shotgun sequence genome:
- the LOC125854899 gene encoding uncharacterized protein LOC125854899 has product MGREVSESCVESLLTEIVSSYCNGFYADKPELAARRIEAIGFQVGHQLSERYTMDRPRFTDHLEAIKFICKDFWSEVFKKQIDNLKTNHRGTFVLQDNRFRWLSRMSVDPSIETLGSIQDPSAMAENKAAQAIGMHLYFPCGIIRGALSNLGIPCAVSADISNLPACSFVIRIKA; this is encoded by the exons ATGGGGAGGGAGGTATCTGAGAGCTGTGTGGAGAGTTTACTAACTGAGATCGTCTCTTCTTACTGCAATGGCTTCTACGCCGACAAACCGGAGCTTGCCGCTCGCCGGATCGAAGCCATCGGTTTTCAGGTTGGCCACCAGCTTTCCGAGAG gTATACCATGGATAGGCCCCGGTTCACTGATCATCTGGAGGCTATCAAATTCATATGCAAGGACTTCTGGTCTGAGGTCTTCAAGAAGCAAATTGATAACCTGAAGACAAATCACAGA GGCACCTTTGTGTTGCAAGACAACCGTTTTCGTTGGCTGTCACGGATGTCAGTTGATCCTTCTATAGAAACTCTTGGTTCAATTCAAGATCCTTCAGCGATGGCTGAAAACAAAGCTGCACAAGCCATAGGAATGCATCTCTATTTCCCATGTGGAATCATAAGGGGAGCACTTTCAAACCTTGGAATTCCTTGTGCAGTTTCTGCAGATATATCTAATCTTCCTGCTT GTTCATTTGTGATACGAATAAAGGCATGA